A single region of the Rhodococcus sp. W8901 genome encodes:
- a CDS encoding Lrp/AsnC family transcriptional regulator — translation MNTPSIDTIDAKIIELLQKDGRLPYRQIAEALDIPASSARYRVQRLEEAGILQIVGIANPMRIGFDRMAMVGIHTRAGTARSVCQAVAALPQTSYVIVTSGRYDVIVEVICKDTEDFTRLMHDQLHAIDGVLSTESFFVLEVGKLAYGWGVGNPPMLHDVVSADTAPVGLDE, via the coding sequence TTGAACACACCGAGCATCGACACGATCGACGCAAAGATCATCGAGCTCCTGCAGAAGGACGGTCGCCTCCCGTACCGGCAGATCGCGGAGGCGCTCGACATCCCCGCCTCGTCGGCGCGATACCGCGTGCAGCGACTCGAGGAGGCCGGGATCCTGCAGATCGTCGGGATCGCCAACCCGATGCGAATCGGCTTCGACCGTATGGCGATGGTCGGCATCCACACCCGCGCCGGCACCGCACGCTCGGTGTGCCAGGCGGTGGCGGCACTGCCCCAGACGAGCTACGTGATCGTCACGTCGGGGCGGTACGACGTCATCGTCGAGGTGATCTGCAAGGACACCGAGGACTTCACCCGCCTGATGCACGACCAGTTGCACGCCATCGACGGGGTGCTCTCCACCGAGTCGTTCTTCGTGCTCGAGGTGGGCAAGCTGGCGTACGGCTGGGGAGTCGGCAACCCGCCGATGCTCCACGACGTCGTCTCGGCGGACACCGCACCGGTCGGGCTCGACGAGTGA
- a CDS encoding NAD(P)/FAD-dependent oxidoreductase, with protein sequence MPTTSPSTIDGVRRSPYWFDVTPAPTPLPALATTLSADLLVVGGGYTGLWTALMAKESDPDQRVVLLEGHTVGHAASGRNGGFCSPSITHGLMNGVNRWPSEAASMHRMGLDNLAGIEQSLERYGIDADYRRPGKVSFARTTWELEGLRAYSEMSGSYGEPSQFIPPSEVGDWTASPAYVGGLYLPDYSLVDPYKLVLGLRRACLDLGVEIHENTPVTSIDKTPDGRIAATTRGGRVEAQRVALATNVFKPLLRRLTNTTIPVYDYSLVTEPLSDADFESIKWTGDLGLTDASNQFHYYRKTADNRILWGGYDAIYHYGSRRDEDLLDRPETYARLATNFATTYPQLAHVQFTHAWGGIIDSSTRFCLTAGTAYGGRVAYVTGFTGLGVTATRFGAQVMLDRLAGRKTERTELAMIRRPAVPFPPEPVRYFGVQATRWSLAREDDHGRRNLWLRLLDSIGLGFDS encoded by the coding sequence ATGCCCACCACCAGCCCGTCGACGATCGACGGGGTGCGCCGCTCCCCGTACTGGTTCGACGTGACGCCCGCCCCGACGCCTCTCCCGGCGCTCGCGACGACGCTGTCCGCCGATCTGCTGGTGGTGGGCGGAGGCTATACCGGCCTGTGGACCGCACTCATGGCCAAGGAATCGGACCCCGACCAGCGCGTGGTACTCCTCGAGGGCCACACCGTCGGGCATGCCGCGAGCGGGCGCAACGGCGGCTTCTGCTCCCCCAGCATCACGCACGGCCTCATGAACGGCGTGAACCGCTGGCCGTCCGAGGCCGCGTCCATGCACCGGATGGGGCTCGACAACCTCGCGGGGATCGAGCAGTCCCTCGAGCGCTACGGCATCGACGCCGATTACCGGCGGCCGGGCAAGGTCAGCTTCGCCCGCACCACTTGGGAACTCGAAGGTCTGCGCGCCTACTCCGAGATGAGTGGGAGCTACGGCGAGCCGTCGCAGTTCATCCCGCCGTCCGAGGTGGGCGACTGGACCGCGTCGCCCGCGTACGTCGGCGGCCTGTACCTGCCCGACTACTCGCTGGTCGATCCGTACAAGCTCGTGCTCGGGCTCCGGCGGGCATGCCTCGACCTCGGTGTCGAGATCCACGAGAACACACCCGTCACGTCGATCGACAAGACGCCCGACGGGCGCATCGCCGCGACCACGCGGGGAGGACGGGTCGAAGCCCAGCGAGTTGCGCTGGCCACCAACGTATTCAAGCCCCTTCTGCGCCGTCTCACGAACACGACCATCCCGGTCTACGACTACTCGCTCGTCACCGAACCGCTGAGCGACGCCGATTTCGAGTCGATCAAGTGGACCGGGGACCTCGGTCTCACCGACGCCTCCAACCAGTTCCACTACTACCGCAAGACAGCGGACAACCGGATCCTGTGGGGTGGCTACGACGCGATCTACCACTACGGCTCCCGTCGGGACGAGGATCTCCTCGACCGACCGGAGACGTATGCGCGGCTCGCAACGAACTTCGCCACGACGTATCCCCAACTGGCCCACGTGCAGTTCACCCACGCGTGGGGCGGCATCATCGACTCGTCGACACGGTTCTGCCTCACCGCCGGAACGGCGTACGGCGGACGGGTCGCCTACGTGACGGGCTTCACCGGCCTGGGCGTCACCGCGACCCGCTTCGGTGCGCAGGTGATGCTCGACCGTCTGGCCGGACGCAAGACGGAACGGACGGAACTGGCGATGATCAGGCGCCCCGCCGTTCCGTTTCCCCCGGAACCGGTGCGTTACTTTGGTGTCCAGGCGACCAGATGGTCGCTGGCCAGGGAGGACGACCACGGTCGCCGCAACCTGTGGTTGCGGCTCCTCGACAGCATAGGACTGGGATTCGATTCCTAG
- a CDS encoding aldehyde dehydrogenase family protein, with protein sequence MTTSIPTAPRQQLYVDGAYTDGSTGESVEVISPVTGGHIGTIPVPSTSDLDKAVDAAHRAQAEWRKVGVWQRAEICHRIGDELEKRIDVLARLQTLEQGKPLAESIADVTEAAQLFHLHAEDAVRLHGETLPSNDPQKRMWTFYRPVGVWGIITPWNFPLLMLTEFVAPGLATGNAHVVKPPTHTSLTVLAAMEAFEAAGLPAGLVNVLPGEGDFGSALVSHPGIDAIGFIGSSQTGAKIQATAGLKRSIMECSGNGPLIVLADANVEAAAKAAADAAYYCAGQVCCATERALVHADVHDAFVEALVAYSDTVRLGDPFDSAVNLGPLNNEGVAAKMDRHLADARERGFDILVGGGRREGFPTDLYYDFTVVDGVTPDGLLSKEESFGPVVPVITGRDDDELLRLANSDALGLQAAVFTESLSKAYRFVEEVETGQVIVNDSTGFWDINMPFGGAGGKGTGWGRIGGKHTLIDMSDLRTGVMHLNR encoded by the coding sequence ATGACGACATCCATCCCGACCGCCCCGCGCCAGCAGCTCTACGTGGACGGCGCGTACACCGACGGCAGCACCGGCGAGTCCGTCGAGGTGATCAGCCCGGTCACCGGCGGCCACATCGGAACCATCCCGGTCCCCTCCACCTCGGATCTCGACAAGGCCGTGGACGCCGCCCATCGCGCCCAGGCCGAGTGGCGGAAGGTGGGCGTCTGGCAGCGCGCCGAGATCTGCCACCGCATCGGCGACGAGCTCGAGAAGCGTATCGACGTCCTGGCACGCCTGCAGACCCTCGAGCAGGGCAAGCCGCTCGCCGAGTCCATCGCAGACGTGACCGAGGCGGCACAGCTGTTCCACCTGCACGCCGAGGACGCCGTCCGCCTGCACGGCGAGACACTGCCGTCGAACGATCCGCAGAAGCGGATGTGGACCTTCTACCGGCCGGTCGGCGTCTGGGGCATCATCACGCCCTGGAACTTCCCGCTGCTGATGCTCACCGAGTTCGTCGCACCGGGCCTGGCCACCGGCAACGCTCACGTAGTCAAGCCGCCGACCCACACCTCGCTGACCGTGTTGGCTGCGATGGAGGCGTTCGAGGCCGCCGGTCTGCCGGCCGGTCTCGTGAACGTCCTTCCCGGAGAAGGCGACTTCGGCTCCGCCCTCGTCTCGCATCCGGGCATCGACGCCATCGGCTTCATCGGTTCGTCGCAGACCGGCGCGAAGATCCAGGCGACCGCCGGCCTGAAGCGGTCCATCATGGAGTGCTCCGGCAACGGCCCCCTCATCGTGCTCGCCGACGCCAACGTCGAGGCTGCCGCCAAGGCCGCCGCCGACGCCGCGTACTACTGCGCGGGCCAGGTCTGCTGCGCCACCGAGCGTGCCCTCGTGCATGCCGACGTGCACGACGCATTCGTCGAGGCGCTCGTCGCCTACTCCGACACGGTCCGCCTCGGCGACCCGTTCGACTCCGCGGTCAACCTCGGCCCACTCAACAACGAGGGCGTCGCCGCGAAGATGGATCGCCACCTGGCCGACGCCCGCGAGCGCGGGTTCGACATCCTCGTCGGCGGCGGTCGACGCGAAGGTTTCCCGACCGACCTGTACTACGACTTCACCGTCGTAGACGGCGTCACGCCGGACGGCCTCCTCAGCAAGGAGGAGTCGTTCGGCCCGGTCGTGCCGGTCATCACCGGCCGCGACGACGACGAACTGCTCCGCCTGGCCAACAGCGACGCGCTCGGCCTCCAGGCAGCGGTGTTCACCGAAAGCCTTTCCAAGGCTTACCGATTCGTCGAGGAGGTCGAGACCGGACAGGTGATTGTCAACGACAGCACCGGATTCTGGGACATCAACATGCCGTTCGGCGGCGCCGGCGGCAAGGGCACCGGCTGGGGCCGAATCGGCGGCAAGCACACGCTGATCGACATGTCCGACCTGCGCACCGGTGTCATGCACCTGAACCGTTGA
- a CDS encoding flavin monoamine oxidase family protein: MKPVNGPDIQLTRRRLLGYGGAVGLSAVLFARTPQARAQTGSLGSLASNDADVIVLGAGVSGLGAARTVVDAGRSAIVLEARDRIGGRLWTDRTTMGIPVERGAELIHGADVSTWDIVGPANISTHRWGTEMSRFDPSSPWVDQNTWEFYNFPQGKPDLPSPPPAPNPGETAEKYLARLGITRSNYPLAFLVIEVDSEQFDKLPARYVVEDLETALTAPDGGEIPSDGYGDFRVVGGYDQIVRILAEGIDVRMNHEVTRVAYTSHGVEVLAGGTRFTARKLVIALPAGVLQREAIAFDPPLPSTQRSGISEVVYLPVYKGLLEFSAPVLPDGWDLAEDYLVNPPTLWNGSAAAPGYSGQVVVAWATGDEARELLALPEAERLAQSVDAVRSMAGDAGLQTVAASTYDWSLDEYARGAYPGPTSRRDGLYEPIDRTVFWAGMVTSTVSSSLDSGRAAGTAALGAL; the protein is encoded by the coding sequence GTGAAACCAGTCAACGGTCCAGATATCCAACTGACGCGACGCCGACTGCTCGGATACGGCGGCGCCGTAGGCCTCTCCGCGGTCCTGTTCGCCCGCACCCCGCAGGCCCGAGCGCAGACCGGATCGCTCGGATCGCTCGCCTCGAACGACGCGGACGTCATCGTGCTCGGCGCCGGCGTATCCGGTCTGGGCGCGGCGCGAACGGTCGTGGACGCGGGCAGATCGGCAATCGTCCTCGAGGCCCGCGACCGCATCGGCGGGCGCCTGTGGACGGATCGAACGACCATGGGCATCCCTGTGGAACGGGGCGCCGAGCTCATCCACGGCGCCGACGTCTCCACGTGGGACATCGTCGGACCGGCGAACATCTCGACACATCGCTGGGGAACCGAGATGTCCCGATTCGATCCGAGCTCGCCGTGGGTGGACCAGAACACGTGGGAGTTCTACAACTTCCCGCAGGGAAAGCCGGATCTGCCATCACCGCCTCCTGCCCCGAATCCCGGCGAGACCGCCGAGAAGTACCTCGCACGGCTGGGGATCACCCGGTCGAACTACCCGCTCGCCTTCCTGGTCATCGAGGTGGACAGCGAGCAGTTCGACAAGCTCCCCGCCAGATACGTCGTCGAGGACCTCGAGACCGCGCTCACGGCACCGGACGGCGGCGAGATTCCCAGTGACGGCTACGGGGATTTCCGAGTCGTCGGCGGCTACGACCAGATCGTCCGGATTCTCGCCGAGGGAATCGACGTACGAATGAATCACGAGGTCACCCGGGTGGCCTACACCTCCCACGGCGTGGAGGTGCTCGCCGGAGGCACCCGGTTCACCGCCCGCAAGCTCGTGATCGCGCTGCCCGCGGGCGTGCTGCAGCGAGAGGCGATCGCATTCGACCCACCGTTGCCGTCGACCCAGCGTTCGGGGATCTCCGAGGTGGTCTATCTGCCGGTCTACAAGGGCCTGCTGGAGTTCTCCGCACCGGTCCTGCCGGACGGCTGGGACCTCGCGGAGGACTACCTGGTGAACCCGCCGACCCTGTGGAACGGGTCCGCCGCGGCACCCGGCTACTCGGGACAGGTCGTCGTCGCCTGGGCTACCGGAGACGAGGCCCGGGAACTGCTCGCCCTGCCGGAAGCCGAGCGCCTGGCCCAGTCGGTGGACGCGGTCAGGTCGATGGCCGGTGATGCCGGTCTGCAGACCGTGGCCGCGTCGACCTACGACTGGTCGCTCGACGAATACGCCCGGGGCGCCTACCCGGGGCCCACCTCGCGCCGCGACGGGCTGTACGAACCGATCGACCGGACCGTGTTCTGGGCCGGCATGGTCACCAGCACCGTCAGCTCGTCCCTCGACTCGGGTCGCGCTGCGGGGACCGCGGCGCTGGGCGCCCTGTAA